In Nymphaea colorata isolate Beijing-Zhang1983 chromosome 3, ASM883128v2, whole genome shotgun sequence, a genomic segment contains:
- the LOC116249537 gene encoding xyloglucan endotransglucosylase/hydrolase 2-like: MASHLPQLLALLAISITIFSAAVDATFMQNVDITGGKPVIRNGGNVVDLKLDQFSASGFQSKQEFLFSRIDMQIKLPAGNSAGTVTTFYMSSQGNTHDEIDLEFLGNETGQPYVLHTNIYAQGKGNKEMQFYLWFDPTASYHTYSILWNPRHIIFYVDRRPIRVFPNQQAVGIPFPSRQPMRVYASIWNADDWATQGGRVKTNWANAPFTASYTNFRVTPCPSSAKSPLCGPQPPAPVSTSASGRQSAPLVDPWTRRMMRLLQQKFMIYNYCADAKRFPQGLPLECFTRI, encoded by the exons ATGGCGTCTCACCTCCCACAGCTGCTTGCCCTGTTAGCCATCAGTATCACCATCTTTAGTGCTGCTGTTGATGCTACTTTCATGCAAAACGTTGATATCACAGGAGGCAAACCGGTCATACGCAACGGTGGAAATGTGGTCGATCTTAAGCTGGACCAATTCTCAG CTTCTGGTTTCCAATCGAAACAAGAGTTCCTGTTCTCTCGGATCGATATGCAGATCAAGTTGCCTGCTGGTAATTCTGCAGGAACAGTTACAACCTTTTAT ATGTCATCACAAGGCAACACGCACGATGAGATAGACTTGGAATTTCTGGGTAACGAGACAGGCCAACCTTACGTTCTGCACACCAACATCTACGCACAGgggaaaggaaacaaagaaatgcAGTTCTACCTCTGGTTCGACCCTACTGCTTCTTATCACACATATTCCATCCTTTGGAACCCACGCCACATCAT ATTCTACGTGGACAGGAGGCCCATCAGAGTGTTCCCCAACCAGCAGGCCGTTGGCATCCCGTTCCCCTCAAGGCAGCCGATGAGGGTATACGCCAGCATATGGAATGCCGATGACTGGGCAACGCAAGGGGGACGGGTGAAGACCAACTGGGCCAACGCCCCCTTCACTGCCTCTTACACCAACTTCAGGGTCACTCCTTGCCCTTCTTCCGCTAAGTCTCCCCTCTGTGGGCCGCAGCCGCCGGCGCCCGTCTCGACCTCCGCTTCCGGCAGGCAATCGGCTCCTCTAGTGGACCCCTGGACCAGGAGGATGATGAGGCTGCTGCAGCAGAAGTTCATGATCTACAACTACTGCGCCGATGCCAAGCGATTCCCTCAGGGCCTTCCTCTCGAGTGCTTTACCAGGATCTAA